In Athalia rosae chromosome 6, iyAthRosa1.1, whole genome shotgun sequence, one DNA window encodes the following:
- the LOC105690876 gene encoding FAST kinase domain-containing protein 4 has protein sequence MLQFGGVMCNVVARFAPRKIWRINPQQMLIASSSTAINPNIEPIPGKPERVSQKIDKKNSQTKEKSRSSLVQAAFAVLGDKDNVVNASSSSDKNAEAPNLSTTISKTITEATTVEKLLTIAMNENITRTNAMQIMSILSKWINKKKVSLNDFDDDPRFLCLCEQLAGKSNAQAKYMDSRHSDLSTIIGLTGDDAAAKLISTLSLYQMIKVMSALAHKGRRPMTILRSLSFNIGRNTENLNIKQCADLLYAMAVLNFPDEVLLERVSVELSRTIPKNEGNAVVGSIMTSIGFLRYRNTELLDLLCDWIVSEPRTFRPQYITSLLLTLATVGYTPTNVALLNTSLVQPLKETDLPASEVWLDNVWATTILGIADPVHISTVLDSAFVQKLIDLQCLTTQRKVKLLNINAAAKFLIPNYNGPFLSEDLDFFNCTLEKSKEKQVYISSVLDTLSNLFTHSTCFKSHVPTGMGFVLDAECYMDEKCNPMPIENMGKKKENINRIATIALCYSDFCRVQTQPMGIYSLITKLLETQNYKVVMVPYTEYNAKDNLVARVKYLEQKIKSSIKNST, from the exons ATGTTACAATTCGGTGGAGTCATGTGTAATGTAGTCGCCAGGTTTGCTCCCCGTAAAATATGGAGGATCAATCCACAGCAGATGTTAATTGCCAGCAGCTCCACAGCTATCAATCCAAATATCGAACCCATCCCTGGCAAG CCTGAACGTGTATCTCAAAAGattgataagaaaaatagccaaacgaaagagaaatcaagaagTTCTTTGGTGCAGGCAGCCTTTGCTGTTTTAGGGGATAAAGACAATGTGGTGAATGCATCAAGCTCTTCAGATAAGAATGCTGAAGCCCCGAACTTGTCAACCACTATATCCAAAACAATTACTGAAGCTACAACTGTCGAAAAGTTGTTGACCATAGCTATGAATGAAAACATTACACGAACAAATGCAATGCAAATTATGTCTATCCTTTCAAAATGGATtaacaaaaagaaagtaaGTTTAAATGACTTTGACGATGATCCAAGGTTCTTATGCCTCTGTGAGCAACTGGCAGGAAAATCAAATGCTCAAGCTAAATATATGGACAGCCGGCATTCAGATCTGTCTACTATAATTGGACTCACAGGAGACGATGCAGCAGCAAAACTCATTTCAACTTTGTCCCTCTATCAAATGATAAAG GTCATGAGTGCACTAGCCCACAAGGGAAGAAGGCCAATGACAATATTGAGGTCATTATCATTCAACATTGGGCGCAACACTGAAAATCTGAACATCAAGCAATGTGCCGACTTGTTGTATGCAATGGCTGTCCTCAATTTTCCAGACGAG GTCTTGTTGGAAAGAGTAAGTGTGGAATTATCCAGAACCATACCCAAGAATGAAGGAAACGCCGTTGTAGGATCAATTATGACATCCATCGGATTCCTGCGATACAGAAACACTGAGTTGTTAGATTTATTATGTGACTGGATCGTTTCCGAACCCCGTACTTTTAGACCGCAGTACATTACATCTCTTCTGTTGACCCTAGCAACTGTTGGATACACTCCTACTAATGTAGCACTTTTGAATACG TCACTAGTTCAGCCATTGAAGGAGACTGACTTACCTGCATCAGAAGTATGGCTCGATAATGTATGGGCAACCACTATTTTAGGAATAGCAGACCCAGTCCACATTTCTACCGTCCTGGACTCGGCTTTCGTTCAAAAACTCATTG ATTTACAGTGCCTAACAACACAACGGAAGGTAAAATTACTGAATATCAATGCTGCTGCCAAGTTTCTCATTCCCAACTACAATG GTCCGTTCCTGTCTGAAGATCTAGATTTCTTCAACTGTACGTtggaaaaatccaaagaaaaaCAGGTGTATATATCTTCGGTGTTGGATACACTCTCTAATCTATTCACACACTCCACTTGTTTCAAAAGCCACGTCCCTACTGGCATGGGTTTCGTTTTGG ATGCCGAATGCTACATGGACGAAAAATGCAATCCAATGCCGATTGAGAAtatggggaaaaagaaagaaaacataaATAG gaTCGCGACTATCGCGCTTTGCTATTCGGACTTTTGTAGAGTGCAGACACAACCGATGGGAATTTATTCTTTAATAACGAAGCTGTTGGAGACACAGAATTACAAAGTAGTAATGGTCCCCTACACGGAGTACAATGCAAAAGATAATTTAGTGGCACGTGTCAAATACCTGGAACAGAAGATAAAGTCTTCAATTAAAAACTCCACCTAG
- the LOC105690832 gene encoding probable enoyl-CoA hydratase: MIFTISEKETTSGQRRGFCSLINAFLYLFLLEAHQSILFTDASILVERIGEITKIGINCPEKKNCLDRLTAQNLSNAIEDFEQDEGALVAVLHGIGGNFCSGYDLEEIAKYDGESEDSVPQFGPLATRTSLPKKPMVAALSGFTVGAGFELALMCDLRVMEDQAIIGLYNRRFGVPILSGGTARLTAMIGYSRAMDLILTGRGITGEEAFSWGLANRLVACGTALGQSITLASCLLKFPQRTMLADRQSAHNAYFHAKNLEEALQFEKDQSSHLLLEEGVAGAKKFLQGVGKHGKFSQLRPIDRSKFDEINEKLL, encoded by the exons ATGATATTTACGATATCTGAGAAAGAAACCACAT CCGGTCAAAGGCGAGGATTTTGTTCACTTATTAATGCctttttatacctttttttaCTGGAAGCACATCAAAGTATCCTATTCACAGATGCAAGCATACTAGTTGAGAGGATAGGGGAAATCACAAAGATAGGCATAAACtgtcctgaaaaaaaaaactgcctCGATCGATTGACAGCCCAAAATCTCTCCAATGCCATAGAAGACTTTGAACAAGATGAGGGTGCACTCGTAGCTGTGCTACATGGCATTGGAGGAAATTTTTGCTCTGGCTATGATCTTGAGGAAATAGCCAAGTATGATGGAGAATCCGAAGACAGCGTACCTCAGTTTGGACCATTG GCAACACGGACTAGCTTACCAAAAAAACCGATGGTAGCTGCTCTAAGTGGTTTTACAGTGGGAGCTGGATTTGAACTTGCACTTATGTGCGATCTGAGGGTGATGGAGGACCAGGCAATAATCGGCCTATATAATCGAAGATTTGGAGTTCCCATCCTCAGTGGAGGTACTGCCCGATTGACAGCTATGATTGGTTACTCAAGAGCCATGGATCTTATTCTTACTGGCAGGGGAATAACTGGTGAAGAAGCATTTTCGTGGGGGCTAGCAAACAGGCTGGTTGCATGTGGCACAG CCCTTGGACAGTCAATAACCCTGGCTTCATGCCTTTTAAAGTTCCCCCAACGAACGATGCTGGCAGACCGACAATCAGCTCATAACGCCTATTTCCAtgcaaaaaatttggaagaggCTTTACAATTCGAGAAGGATCAGTCCTCGCATCTTTTATTGGAAGAGGGTGTTGCAGGCGCTAAAAAATTCCTACAGGGTGTTGGCAAGCACGGAAAATTCAGTCAACTGCGTCCAATCGATAGGtctaaatttgatgaaataaatgaaaaacttttgtAG
- the LOC110117270 gene encoding uncharacterized protein LOC110117270 has product MHYKAFEHYYEFFRTEIDAVNVECAENRGTEQSSSLVNVSATLKEAMVHINCSIGLIVDYIRKVAALEGEIDLCEETTCHMKNVNSFPGWAKGTEILTPGAVYFILKIERDADEKICRVVPMVTARASKIAAEIMAKISGPTKHKTSSLTAKSSLDKIVGKTGQEKRFRGSKPASKGA; this is encoded by the exons ATGCACTATAAGGCGTTCGAACattattatgaattttttcgcacaGAAATAGATGCAGTAAATGTGGAATGTGCTGAAAATCGCGGAACGGAGCAATCCTCATCCCTGGTAAACGTGAGCGCTACGTTGAAGGAAGCGATGGTCCATATTAACTGTTCGATTGGATTGATAGTTGATTACATTCGAAAAGTTGCTGCCCTTGAAG GCGAGATTGATCTCTGTGAAGAAACTACATGTCATATGAAAAATGTCAACAGTTTTCCAGGGTGGGCGAAAGGGACGGAGATTTTAACGCCTGGAGCAGTCTATTTTATACTAAAAATCGAAC GAGACGCTGACGAGAAGATATGCAGGGTGGTACCAATGGTCACTGCTAGAGCCAGTAAAATTGCCGCCGAAATAATGGCAAAAATTTCGGGCCCGACCAAACACAAGACCTCTTCTCTCACGGCAAAATCATCGCTAGACAAGATAGTGGGAAAGACTGGTCAGGAAAAACGGTTCAGAGGAAGTAAGCCAGCCTCGAAAGGTGCGTAA
- the LOC105690875 gene encoding terminal nucleotidyltransferase 5C isoform X2, with protein MCGSLEIGEERQRRVTMMESLCQVTNNNKNNIMNNNNNNNNNDFKSSNKNSTTSTTNNAPECTDPQQRLAVLSFEQVRRLNDVMNEVVGIHGRGNFPTLEVRLRDLVTVVRSKLEADTAKGGAGLRVRDIRLNGGAASHVLATESQPYNDLDLIFAVELTSGRNYDKVKSAVLKSLLDLLPEGVIRNRITSCSLKEAYVSKMVKVNNDGDRWSLISLGNSRGHRNVELKFVDTMRRQFEFSVDSFQIVLDSLLLFYECSKLPIGENFYPTVVGESVYGDFQEALYHLHKKLISTRHPEEIRGGGLLKYCNLLVRLYRASQPDYIKTLERYMCSRFFIDFPDIAQQRAKLENYLWNHFVGPQEEALKYEYLMLLHSVVEESTVCLMGHERRQTLALIENLACQVFCQEQQRLISQHQPPPPPGPPATFVYANGYYYAPVIPAAACYPCTCNSWMACSS; from the coding sequence TGTGGCTCTTTGGAAATCGGCGAGGAACGCCAGCGGCGTGTTACCATGATGGAGTCGCTTTGCCAAGtaaccaacaacaacaaaaataacatcatgaacaacaacaacaacaacaacaacaacgatttCAAGAGCAGCAACAAAAATAGCACGACCAGTACCACCAACAACGCACCGGAATGCACGGACCCCCAACAGAGATTGGCCGTCCTCAGTTTCGAACAAGTTCGCCGACTCAACGACGTGATGAACGAGGTGGTCGGTATACACGGACGTGGCAATTTCCCAACCCTCGAAGTCAGACTGCGGGATTTGGTGACCGTCGTACGCAGTAAACTGGAAGCGGACACGGCCAAGGGTGGAGCCGGATTGAGGGTGCGGGACATACGACTGAACGGAGGTGCGGCTTCTCACGTACTGGCGACCGAGTCGCAGCCCTACAACGACCTGGACCTCATATTCGCGGTGGAACTAACGAGTGGGCGTAATTACGACAAGGTCAAGTCGGCGGTGCTAAAATCATTGCTCGATCTTCTGCCGGAAGGGGTGATCCGGAATCGCATAACTAGCTGCAGCCTGAAGGAGGCGTACGTCAGCAAAATGGTGAAGGTGAACAACGACGGAGACAGGTGGTCCCTGATATCCCTCGGCAATTCCCGAGGCCACAGGAACGTCGAGTTGAAATTCGTCGACACAATGAGGCGGCAGTTTGAATTCTCCGTCGACTCGTTCCAGATCGTTCTCGACTCCCTCCTACTGTTTTACGAGTGCAGCAAGCTACCGATAGGCGAGAACTTCTACCCAACCGTGGTCGGCGAGTCGGTATACGGTGATTTTCAGGAAGCACTTTATCACCTGCACAAAAAACTCATATCCACGAGACACCCGGAGGAGATAAGGGGCGGCGGTTTGCTCAAATATTGCAACCTGCTCGTCCGATTATACCGGGCGTCGCAGCCCGATTACATAAAAACCCTCGAGCGATACATGTGCTCGAGATTTTTCATAGACTTTCCCGATATCGCCCAGCAAAGGGCGAAACTGGAGAACTACCTTTGGAACCACTTCGTCGGGCCGCAGGAAGAAGCTCTAAAATACGAGTACCTCATGCTCCTTCACAGCGTCGTCGAGGAGTCCACCGTCTGTCTAATGGGTCACGAACGACGACAGACGCTGGCGTTGATCGAAAATCTCGCCTGTCAAGTATTCTGTCAGGAGCAGCAACGACTGATCAGCCAACACCAACCTCCGCCACCCCCGGGACCGCCGGCGACCTTCGTTTACGCGAACGGTTACTATTACGCGCCCGTCATACCCGCGGCGGCCTGCTACCCGTGCACCTGCAATTCTTGGATGGCATGTTCCTCGTGA
- the LOC105690875 gene encoding terminal nucleotidyltransferase 5C isoform X3, which translates to MMESLCQVTNNNKNNIMNNNNNNNNNDFKSSNKNSTTSTTNNAPECTDPQQRLAVLSFEQVRRLNDVMNEVVGIHGRGNFPTLEVRLRDLVTVVRSKLEADTAKGGAGLRVRDIRLNGGAASHVLATESQPYNDLDLIFAVELTSGRNYDKVKSAVLKSLLDLLPEGVIRNRITSCSLKEAYVSKMVKVNNDGDRWSLISLGNSRGHRNVELKFVDTMRRQFEFSVDSFQIVLDSLLLFYECSKLPIGENFYPTVVGESVYGDFQEALYHLHKKLISTRHPEEIRGGGLLKYCNLLVRLYRASQPDYIKTLERYMCSRFFIDFPDIAQQRAKLENYLWNHFVGPQEEALKYEYLMLLHSVVEESTVCLMGHERRQTLALIENLACQVFCQEQQRLISQHQPPPPPGPPATFVYANGYYYAPVIPAAACYPCTCNSWMACSS; encoded by the coding sequence ATGATGGAGTCGCTTTGCCAAGtaaccaacaacaacaaaaataacatcatgaacaacaacaacaacaacaacaacaacgatttCAAGAGCAGCAACAAAAATAGCACGACCAGTACCACCAACAACGCACCGGAATGCACGGACCCCCAACAGAGATTGGCCGTCCTCAGTTTCGAACAAGTTCGCCGACTCAACGACGTGATGAACGAGGTGGTCGGTATACACGGACGTGGCAATTTCCCAACCCTCGAAGTCAGACTGCGGGATTTGGTGACCGTCGTACGCAGTAAACTGGAAGCGGACACGGCCAAGGGTGGAGCCGGATTGAGGGTGCGGGACATACGACTGAACGGAGGTGCGGCTTCTCACGTACTGGCGACCGAGTCGCAGCCCTACAACGACCTGGACCTCATATTCGCGGTGGAACTAACGAGTGGGCGTAATTACGACAAGGTCAAGTCGGCGGTGCTAAAATCATTGCTCGATCTTCTGCCGGAAGGGGTGATCCGGAATCGCATAACTAGCTGCAGCCTGAAGGAGGCGTACGTCAGCAAAATGGTGAAGGTGAACAACGACGGAGACAGGTGGTCCCTGATATCCCTCGGCAATTCCCGAGGCCACAGGAACGTCGAGTTGAAATTCGTCGACACAATGAGGCGGCAGTTTGAATTCTCCGTCGACTCGTTCCAGATCGTTCTCGACTCCCTCCTACTGTTTTACGAGTGCAGCAAGCTACCGATAGGCGAGAACTTCTACCCAACCGTGGTCGGCGAGTCGGTATACGGTGATTTTCAGGAAGCACTTTATCACCTGCACAAAAAACTCATATCCACGAGACACCCGGAGGAGATAAGGGGCGGCGGTTTGCTCAAATATTGCAACCTGCTCGTCCGATTATACCGGGCGTCGCAGCCCGATTACATAAAAACCCTCGAGCGATACATGTGCTCGAGATTTTTCATAGACTTTCCCGATATCGCCCAGCAAAGGGCGAAACTGGAGAACTACCTTTGGAACCACTTCGTCGGGCCGCAGGAAGAAGCTCTAAAATACGAGTACCTCATGCTCCTTCACAGCGTCGTCGAGGAGTCCACCGTCTGTCTAATGGGTCACGAACGACGACAGACGCTGGCGTTGATCGAAAATCTCGCCTGTCAAGTATTCTGTCAGGAGCAGCAACGACTGATCAGCCAACACCAACCTCCGCCACCCCCGGGACCGCCGGCGACCTTCGTTTACGCGAACGGTTACTATTACGCGCCCGTCATACCCGCGGCGGCCTGCTACCCGTGCACCTGCAATTCTTGGATGGCATGTTCCTCGTGA